Below is a window of Drosophila nasuta strain 15112-1781.00 chromosome X, ASM2355853v1, whole genome shotgun sequence DNA.
taaaatttgtatttctttaaatattcgCATAAATTCAGTTTTTCATTTCGACTACTAAAAAGTTCTAATGTATAATTtgttacaaattaaatattgcattttcattaatttcatttaatttctcttaatatttgtataaataatatttattgcagtTTAAAGTGATGCTCATTATGGTTCTAATAATTTAATTCGATCTTGGGGCGATTGCAGCAAAATTCATTCGtttgattttctttaattCCGCTGCCTACGTGACGGCTACGTGATGGCTCCAAACTCTCGCCCACACTGCATGTGTGGGTGTATagtatgtgagtgtgtatgtcagtgtgtgtgtgtgtgaaggtCACGTGGCGCACTTCGACGCGTCGACAAGAAGGTTGGTTGGCTGGATGGTTCGATGGTTGGATTGTTGGCAGGTAGTCAGCGCTAAGAGCGCTGGCAgccgatgtcgatgttgaGTTTAATGAAGTGCAACGAACGTTGTGCAATTGAAAAGCGTGGTGCAAGTGCATTTGGATGCGGCACCTGAAATGGAGGGAGAGAACTCGAATGAAGACGAAGATGAAGACGATGACGATGCAGTCGAAGACGTTGAACGCGACGCACAAATCACAGCgggaattgttgttgttgttcttgttgttatgCAGCAAACGTTTGCTggtgttcttgttcttgttgttcctgtagttgttgttgctggcatcaTCAAGTGCCGTTAAACATGCCACACGCATCAAAGCGAAAATGCTGcaaataccaacaacaacaacaacgaaaatacATGCGGCATAAAAAGCTCGAGCAGCGCAAGGCACGAGTgctaaataaaccaaaaacgaaaacataaCAACgagccaaaaaggaaaaaaaagcaaaaaagaagtCGACTCTCTCACTTCCttgctgtctctctcgctGCCTGTTAGAACTGTTCTCACTTGGGTCTGGCGTCGCTGTTGCGTCGCTGTTAAACTGTTCTCAGACGCTGTCTTTTGCCATTGCAGACattcgacgtcgtcgtcgactgcgctgcttgctgctctgctctgttcgCTGCTCGGCGTCTGCGCTTTACGTTCAGTGCTAAACTCAGACTTCGGCTCAGCTCTTGTTCACCGTTTTTAGATCATGGCCAGGCATAATCAGGACATTCAGCTGCTCGCTGCCTTTGGCTGTGGACGTCACACGCGTCGTATGCGCAACATCAAGCATTTGCGAGACCGAAATTTGTCGTAGTTTATTGCTGGGATTATAATGATTATAATGATGACGATGAAAATGCACTTGCCAGCAAATTCTAGAGGCCACTTCAAATGGCGGCCAACTTTGTCTTGCGATGTTAACCAACATCGACCACAGCGGCAACAAAAGCATAAACCAAAAGCGAAGAACCAACTACCAACAGTCATCAGTCTGTCAGTTTGTCAGTCTGTCAGTTTGTCAGTTGTCAGCAGTTCGCTGTTTCTGTTGAGTTCGTGCTCATTAGTGTAGCGCTTATGATGATAATTTGGATTAAGCCAAGAGATGAACTTGCCCGGAAGCGTTTTGCATTTCGCTTAACATAAATCCTCTTCCAATCGCAATTGCAAAAAAGCCTcttcaaatacaaaaaacgaaaaaaaagaaactgaaacagaaaacttagcaaaaatgctaaataaatacaatacaacaTATTGGATCGAGTTTCAGTTTGCTTGCTGCCAATTATTGACAACtacaaaatgtttatatacTCGACTCTTTCGTTATTAGACTTCGTATTGAAGAAAACTCTGGATCAtcattttttcattgttttgctttcattatgATTGTTTCATTCTCATAACAAACaagctcttgctcttgctacAACATGCAAATATCTGCGtaattgcttttaataatCTCAAAACACAATAtcaaatgttttcttttccattgtcaaacacacaaaattccAAAAGAAACCGAACATGATTTTATTTTGGCAATCGAAGTCTTTAAAAATGGGGAAATGATAaggaatattttgtaattatttctaCTGCtatttaatgcaatattaATCAATTGCAAGCCAATAAGTggtggcgtatacttaatctacttataatatttgtttttcttcatatatttatatgttcaATGTtcacaaaaattacaaaagtaactactattttgatttatatttttgggaGTATAAAAGAtgataaataatgcaaaattaattgcaaatgaaactaatttaatttatatattttgcataatgtTAGCAGCTGTTGATAGAAAATTGAATCAATTGCAAGCCATCAAGTCGAAGCTTCATATTTCACTggtggcgtatacttaatctACCTATAGTAAGGTTTTacttcatatatttatatgtgcaATATCgaaagttttcttttgtggtgcaaaataacaaaatttcaaaagtaagcgattatatatttatatttatttatatatatttatatatattttgatttatatttttaggatTATAATAGCTGGTagttaatacaaaattaatcatTTGCAAGCCAACTAGGCTtgtcttaatatttattatataatatatttatacatatgtgcggcataaaatgttttgcttattttttcgcattacaaaatatttcgcTTTGCATTGACAAACACAGAAATTCGATAAGTAACTAAATACGTTTTACTTTGCAATGGAATGTGGATTAGGAATATTTTGATTAAGTTAAGTCTTAATATTTCATAggtggcgtatacttaatgtgcataatcatatatttctatgttttttttttgcattaaactgaatttgattgcattttgtAATTGACAATAAAAAGGCAATAAGATAAGAAACTTTATTTACTAATATGTGCAATTTTGTTGATTGGCAgttaatgtaaaattaaacaattgcaAGCCAACAAGTCGAGTcttaatatttcatatgcatatatttaaacGTAATATGCACAATAATGTTTCATATAAATCTGTAACGTTTGTCTTTGCATTGTCAAGCTcagaaatgaaaaagaaaaacacttgttttattttacaatacgAGTatcaacaagtaagaaagctacaataaGAGTGTGagcgactgtgagatacccgctacccgatattcttaaaatataccaaataatataccgcaaatactaaaatatactgcaggttatattttagtaaatcGATCGAATAAGAGTGTGagcgactgtgagatacccgctacccgatattcttaaaatataccaaataatataccgcaaatactaaaaaatactaatagtGCGGTATCATTctttaaataaaccaaataatataccacacaaatactgaaatatgccgAGGACCTTATTTGGTGTAACGATTAAGTAGTGCACTATTcttcttcaaatataccgcaaaaatactaaaagccatatttggtatatcgattgGGTATGAAAAAAGTGAACTTTATAAAACGTATTTTCTGCTACTTCTTTGGCAACAATATTATTGtgattcatatttttgtgcgttgtgaaattaaatcaatCTTTGATAAGTTATTTCAACggtggcgtatacttaatatatttatgtgagGCAACAGAAGAaagattgtgtgtgtgtgttgtggagTTAGTCAGCAGTCAGTAGTGAGTCATTGTGAATGGGATGATGTTCGCACATTTCATTTATCTAATTAGCATAATTTAAGTACTCACAGCTGAGGAAACCAaagatttacatttattttcacatCCAACTGAAAGCTATGCGCTCGCATCTCTCTTTTGGATCGCAGTCAAAGCAGCTCACAGCTCGCGTACCTTTTGCTGCATTATTTGTGCTGggtaaatgcataaaataaataagcaaaaaaaaaacacaaaaaaacaaaaaataagaaggGATGCCAgaacatacaaacatatatatgtatgtatatggagTACAACGCTCTTAATGCGAGGGGCAGGTGgagttataataataaataaaggcGACTCGCTCTCGACGAGTGGCAACTCGACGCAGCGGTTTCACACGCAATTAACATATTCTCTCtgtttcattaaaattgttgcaCTCACCGAATGGCTGAGGGCTACTCCCACCATCCTCTTCTTCACCCTTCCCCCTcctctcgcacacacacacagagagagaaacaaacaCAATCCTATCCAACTGGATCAGGATTCCGAGTAGTCTGATGTGCTTTTTGCAGTTCGCCTTTCTACACGTACGCTACTcactattttttgttgtatttcacttattttaattttctttcactctacgcttttttttggtttttaattatttgtgtgtttttgctttttattcaattacttGTACACACTGAacgagcgaaagagagagagaagtttTAAAACGAATAATTGTCTATGGGATTTCGAGATAGGCGGATGACAATCCAATTGGTTATTATGAGGAGGGGAAGGGGCAGGGAGAATGGTAAAATTGTTGCAATTCACATTAATGCCGCATCACTTTGCAATGCCGcattaaacaattaacaattgtAATTGATAAACAATTAGCGCCAATGAAAATGAGCCGCAAAATgccaaagacaacaacagagcAAAAAGCATTGATTGTGATTGAACACGAAGTCGCGTATACCCCATACAGAAACACTCAATCAAAGTAGGGTATCTCGAATACAGACACCGGAATCGGAATCGCCTTCGACTAGATCAAGGGGAAAAAAAAGATGCTTCGAGTAATGcgagtatttaaatttttggcaaatataAATTGGAAAAGCATGAAACGTGCTGTCGTCATTTAGTTTccaaaccgaaccgaaccacAACTCATCCACTCTGGaggccaacaacaaatcaatGGAGTAAAAGTCTAGCGCATGGTCGAAGCGTTAATAAcgagcacaaacaaaaaacaaacaaacaaacaaacacgtTGAACGATACAAATAACACGGCgttcaaaaaaaatatcaatgcAAATACTAGAGGAGAGCTTActctcgtcgtcgtcgtcgttgtcgtcgtcgtcacaaAACAAATCACTGCGATTCTCTCAGCTACAAAAGTGCGGCATGTGCGACAAGTGGCAATGTAACAACAAGATTCTCGACTCCAGTGCCTCGAGTTTGCTCAATCGaatgcaataataaacaatGTTATACAGAGATACAGTTTAttcttgatttattttcattttgtatctTAAAAATGTATCTACAAAATGTTAAGTATATGATTAAGTCTTTCATTCAAAGTATAGTAAAgtgacattttaaaatttaaaaaataaaaatagaatattcACCATTTTCTAATGAATATATAcgacaatatacatatacttaattatacttaattattattaattaataactttatataaatgaaatacatcAAGAAGTCTTAAAATccgtaaatttttttttttaatttattattctttttatgaTTTGAATTCTTTGAATGGtcgttttatttcattattaaaatacatCAGCTAACTTTTCTGTAGTGTTTGTGCTTTAATTGTTTTAGAaacgtattttttttgtgttttatggctatgaatattttttaatatattttttattatttacttttgtccACCAGCCATATTTTTTGTACTAATGTTAGTTTAACAACATTCATACTTTAATAGACTTTTAATTATGTCTTTAAATATAGCAGCTAAACCTTctttactaaataaaaaaatacatttaaaaatcttCAATGctatatattatttcatgctttttttattattatcaaagtcatttttctgtgttttgaatttattttctgtCGTGAATACTTgtcaatataattttaataagtcatttaaataaataccagCCAACTAAATTTCAATGAATAGAATACCGTACATTTTATTATGctaatataaacatatattttttatattttgttgttatttatttcaattctcTAGCCAACTTCtcttttataaattgaaagaaatgaaatacCTCTGATAAATATATCAATGAAGTTAATTATTATCAAGTTTCggatataaaaaataaaaaaacagcataaatatttttttatttcttgcttAACTTAACTATTCTTAACTTTTGTTGTGTCGAATAGAAAACTTacctaaaaaaataaattaaaaatcaattcaaaatcaatgtctaatattattatgctttatttttattattacttattattattattaatattttacaatttgtgaaaataattaattaatttatttttaattatttaaaaataatatttttatattttgtgaatttaaattaaataaatcaatggtttttcttcttttctgtATCAGTTTCTACGAATTTGAATAGAGGTATAcaaatttaagtattattatttattttgttttatttattatttttttatttattatttattttgtttcatttatacatcttttgatttattatttttatattttcttttaatattttttgttatttttaaataattaaatgagtTACAAATATAGGCACAATGTTCTACGCATTTGATACGCCATCATTTATTGCGTAGCGCACAAGCATGCTGAGAAAAAAACCCCCGAACTTTGAATTTATGGAGAACTGGTTAGCCGATAGTttttaattgtgtgtgtgtgtgtgtgtgtgtgtgtgtgtgtgtgtgtgtgtgtgtgtgcgaaggggaagggggagttGTCGCTGCCGGTGCCGGCCTCTAGGTGtctctataaataaatgcaatagaCACGAGTCGAGGCTCAGTGCTGATTGAAGCATCgttaacaacagcagcgcaaTGCGTAAGGCAACTCTCATCGTCTGTTTAATGctcgccagctgctgctggatgGGCCAGGCATATCCACAGAGTGCAGATgccacaacaaccacatccACCACAGCCAGTCCCGAGCAGAAGACTgaggacagcagcagcagctcaacaacaacgacaacaacaacgacaacaacaacgacagttGCACCAAGCACCCAAGCTGCTGACTCGACAACAAGCAGCACAACAACTACCGCTGCACCTGACACCGCTGAAAGCAGCACTACTCCGAGCACTACTCCGAATACTACTCCGAATACTACTCCCAGCACTACTCCAGCTTCTACCACAGCGGCGAGCAAAGAGAGCCAAGCATCGAGCACTACACCAGCTTCTGCTTCGACTTCGTCTGATGCCGagctgcaacagttgctgcaaaAGTGCGAGCAGCTGCGTCACCGCAAGAAGCGGGACAGCTCCTCGTCGGAGGAGGATGACGACAGCTCGGAGCACAAGTCGCAGAAGAAGGAGCGCAAGAAGCTGAAGAAGATGTGCAAGCGCCTGaagaaacagcaacaggagcGCAAGGGAGATCAGGACCTCAAGGAGTTGGCCGACAGCTTCCGTGCTTACAATGCGCGTCAGAGCGAgagccaaaagaaaaattaagcCAAACTAAActcagttttattttcttttctttttttttccaagtgtaaaccattttttttattattaaattatgaataaacAACAATACAGAGTGGCAAAATTGAAGTATCACAAATTGGTCGCTGACCCAATTGAGTGCTAAGCGAGCGAACGAATGTTGATCGCTTTGCTAATTCATAAGTCAAACATCAACACTGAATTTATACTCCCGCAATAATTGAAAGCACAAATCAGTCGtcaatttgtaatttctcTACAAATTCGTTATTTGCGGggtaaacaaatatatttatatattcggGTCTCTGGTTGGATTAATGGAACTGCATCTGAATCAACAGCTGCAGATTAAATAGATAATCCATTGAAAATGATTTGAACTAGGAAGaaatatagatataaataatttacgaAAAAAATGAGTATTAGAATAAATCACAAATAAATAGGCAAGCAAAccaatgaatatataatatttcccTTACTTTCTCTAttaacattacaaaaataaaatacattaacAAGTTGAACAAAAGTGCTGtcgtttttaaattttagttattatattttagtgtcaaaaataaatctaaCTTATATGAACAAACAAATAgtgtgaaaaatatattatcgTTCTTACTTACTCCTAACGTGCTTCcataagtttttgtttttttttttttttgtgttcatataacacttattttatatattttattgtaaatatatttatatctttttaaatatgtgCAATATGTGCTgtgaataatatattttcacgCTTATTTGCTGCCACACTTATGAATATTCCTCAaactaaaatacattttatttatttgctgttaCTTAAGAATTCACATTAAACTGCAATCGTATTTCTGTTTATAGATATATTTCTACTCTGTATATGGGAAGTTCTATGAAGAAAATATTGCATGCAAAACTAtctaaagtgaaaaaaaaccaaaacttatttttattttgattaaaaatgaatCTTATAGCTCTTcaatatttctaaaaatagTATTCATCTAGATCTATAAGAATAACCTTTACTTATTCTGAAAATTGTTtcactttgtattttttttttttgctgtaaataaaatgtgtcaaattacaaaagtatataaatatgaaaagttgTATTTGTTTCTCTAATAAATCCAACAGTTGTCTTTTGTAAACtactaaaaatgaaaatcatttactttaaatattaatttgtattccGATCCATTTAAAACACTAATAAATTAGATTTCAAATTAgtcgaaaagaaaataaaaatggacaAACCAGAAATGCAGACTTTACTTTTACTTAACTGTTAAACAAGATTTGAATTTGGTTagaaaatgcttttaattcaaaagaaaaatctGAAAAAGCTGAAGAATTTACTATAAAAGTGACTATGTTAAAATGATAAGctacacaaaaacacaaaaaaaaacgtagaTAAAATCATATTCAATGTTCATTGGAATTAAttcgttttcttttgctgtAAAACATAAACAGGTTTTGTTAGTCGAAACTTAATGGAGTGCCAAGCCCACAATCAAGCTGTGCGCAGTATTCTCTGACACACTGTGCACCAGCCACATGAGTTATTATTCtatgtagaaaaaaaaatgtacaaataatttgaaataatttgttagtaatgtataataacaaaaaaaaacgaacaaattGGCCTGTCTaataacacatacaaatacacacacacacacacacacacacactgtgtTATTAGTTTCGATCATGAATTCATGataaattctataataatttgttaattgtgCAATTGGAATATTTCCAAAAACAGGTTTCACAAACAATCATAATGGATGAAAACGTTTTACTCAGAACTCAcgtctttgttttgtttatttatttcgatgCTTAAGTCTTTGGTAAATATTAATGATTGGCGGCTTTAAAACAGATCCAAATGTCTATGTACATAGATCAGCGAAATTAGTTGAATGtttgaattaattatttcGTGTTGTGTTGTAGCCCAAGTCTCTGGGCCAGGTCAATTCAATTTGGTATGCGACGCATAAACATTTCACGGTCCACGTTTTGGCCACAAGCATCGAGAGTTGATCGTCGATTGTTGGTTGATCGTTCAAGagaggtaaaaaaaaaaaattcatttgcatatgCGAAATCAAAATAGAGGGGaagaaatttgttaataaGCAAAAATGATAATGAAGCCAGAGTTCAGGCATTGAACtcatagaaaaaaaaaaaaatagagttTTGTATGCTTATTTGTAGTTCTTCTTGCtgttctcttttctttttgcgcGGCTCAGGAAGATGTCCGTTGTCCGTCGTCTGTAAATGGGTCGAGACCCGGCATTAGAGACGTGCTTTGAACTCTGAGGCCGCGGCCCGAACTGTGGCTAATTATGCACAAGCCTCAAgaatcagcaaaaaaaagaagaaatgagggagaaaaaaaatatatgccgTTAGAAGCTAATGATTTATACGCTGAAATCGATGTGAGTCGAGCAAGTTAATATAAGTGGCAGGTCGGCCAGATTCCCGACTCAGTTTgagaacacaacacacatcAGCAACACAATGAAGTTATCGTCTTTGCTGCTGGTCCTGGCCCTTTCGGTCGGTGGCCTCTCACTGGTGAGCGGTAAATTTTTTTGATCCTCCTCCCACCCCCCAAACGGAAGTCAACTAAATCGCAATCCACAACTCTTTTACTCCCTTATACTCTGCAGCACGCGATGAACTGCGTCCAACTGCGGCTCCGTTGATCAGCTCGACGGTGAAGCCAACGAGCGCTCCAAAGCTCGACACGAAGCCAACGAAGCCACTGATGATCATCAATGCACCTCCAATGAAGCAGAAGCATCTGGTGCCCGTTGCCGTTGAGGCGCAGCCACAAGTCGaggcacaacagcagcagcagctgaagtcAACGGTGCAGGTGAAGGATGCGAAGCCGTTGCAGGTGACGGGATTCATCACCAAGTCGGGCAACATCTATGAGATCGAAGACAAGCGCGGCATCGGACACATTGAGCCACGTCAAGCGGATCAGCCCGCCGAGCAGCAGATCGTTTGCAACTACGGCAACGTTGTCATCTACAGCGATGTGCCCTGCGATGAGGTGACCAACGTGCAGATCGGTGAGGTGCAGTCCCTGAAGAAGCCCGTCGACGATCAGCAACCAGCTGCTGCCGTCGAGCAGCCAGCCAACGAGATGCAACAAGCCAgcgatgagcagcagcagcagcagcaggaggtGAGCAACAACGCAACGGGCAACACGCCACGTCAGCAGGGCAATcagcagcgtcgtcgtcgtcgtcgtccagccaatgcccagcagcagcgtcgTCGCGTCAATGGCAACCGCAATGGCGTGCGTCGtcgcatccgcatccgcaatggcagcggcaacggAAATGCTGTtcgcaatggcaacggcaatggcaatggcaatcgTCGTGTGGTGCGTCGTCGCCCCAACGCCCAGCGTCGTGGCAATGGACAGCGTCGTCCGgccaacaggcaacagcagcagcgtcgcCGTCAGCAGCAACGTCgccgccaacagcagcagcagcaacaacgtcgtcgtcgccagCAGCCACAGCGCCGTCGtctccagcagcaacagcagcagccacagaaGCGTCGCATTCGCGAGGATGAAGATGTCTAAATTGGACTCAGAGTCTTAGAAGTCAGAGTTGCCACTTAACCCTAAGTTGCTCCACGTCTGACCTCCTTTCACTTAAGCAGCCTCAAAGACAAAcgaatacaataaaatgtttaccAAAAAACAGTTCGAATCTCATCTTCATTTCCGCCtccaattgcaactgcaactggaatTGAGTATACACTTTGTCCGGGGGAATCAGGGAATTCATCATCCACAGAAGCtgaagtaattaaaataatgaaaaagcTATTAGGAATATCATAAAACAAGATTAAccaattatgtttttatatcGAAAATATTGTAGGCGGAATTTTCGAATGGCATAATATACGAAATTATGTTCTTGTTGAAAGATTATCTCAACTTTATAAGAAAGATCGTTTagtatcaatatcaatatcaatatcaatatcaatatcaatatcaatatcaatatcaatatcaatatcaatatcaatatcaatatcaatatcaatatcaatatcaatatcaatatcaatatcaatatcaatatcaatatcaatatcaatatcaatatcaatatcaatatcaatatcaatatcaatatcaatatcaatatcaatatcaatatcaatatcaatatcaatatcaatatcaatatcaatatcaatatcaatatcaatatcaatatcaatatcaatatcaatatcaatatcaatatcaatatcaatatcaatatcaatatcaatatcaatatcaatatcaatatcaatatcaatatcaatatcaatatcaatatcaatatcaatatcaatatcaatatcaatatcaatatcaatatcaatatcaatatcaatatcaatatcaatatcaatatcaatatcaatatcaatatcaatatctatatctatatctatatctatatctatatctatatctatatctatatctatatctatatctatatctatatctatatctatatctatatctatatctatatctatatctatatctatatctatatctatatctatatctatatctatatctatatctatatctatatctatatctatatctatatctatatctatatctatatctatatctatatctatatctatatctatatctatatctatatctatatctatatctatatctatatctatatctatatctatatctttatctatatctatatctatatctatatctatatctatatctatatctatatctacatctatatttatttctatttctatttctatttctatttctatttctatttctatttctatatctatatctatatctatatctatatctatatctatatctatatctatatctatatctatatctatatctatatctatatctatatctatatctatatctatatctatatctatatctatatctatatctatatctatatctatatctatatctatatctatatctatatctatatctatatctatatctatatctatatctatatctatatctatatctatatctatatctatatctatatctatatctatatctatatctatatctatatctatatctatatctatatctatatctatatctatatctatatctatatctatatctatatctatatctatatctatatctatatctatatctatatctatatctatatctatatatctatgttCCATCTATCCATATATATCTCTACATCTCGATATATCTTCTATATCTTCCTCCTTTGTTGCGTACTCCCTTGTGCAACTGGATGTCACGACTTGTGAGTCCTTTTTTGACTCAGTTTGTCACATTAATTGTAACTAGATtttcgactcgactcaactctAGTTGACTCGACTTTTTGTTCAACAAATTTGCGAGGGAAGCTCGCTCTAGGGACAGGGAGGAAATGGGGGGAAGTTATGTGCGGGTTGCGGGTTATGGCATTTGGGCTGCGAtgtcagcatcagcatcagcttcagcgTCAGTTACACGTAAGAACAAGAGGAAGCTGAGAAATTTGCGCGCTTGGGCCCAGCGCACTTaacacataaaacaaatacaaaatacaacagcagcagcagcagcagcagcatggacagcaacaacaagaagtagaagaaggGAAAGGAgaaggcaggcaggcaggcaggcaggcagagTGAGCCCCAGCAGCGAGAGAAGCGCACAAGAAAGTCATTCAAAAGTCAACCAACTTTCTTCTTTTGAAACACGTTAAAGagcagaaaaaagaaatacttatacacgcacacacacacacacactcacagacacacacacacttgtacaGTATGCGTTGCGTCAGGGGGCAACATGGAAACTTgtaaagcagcaacaacaacaacaacgacaacaacgacaacaacaagaacaacaagtgCAAGTCGCCTGCTGATTTTCCTTTGTTGTTTGCATGCACACGAATACCCACACACAGCACACCACCTCGCTCTCCTCTCCACCCCTTTTCCACCCCCGcagcctgctgctgcttgcccTGA
It encodes the following:
- the LOC132795619 gene encoding salivary glue protein Sgs-3; protein product: MRKATLIVCLMLASCCWMGQAYPQSADATTTTSTTASPEQKTEDSSSSSTTTTTTTTTTTTVAPSTQAADSTTSSTTTTAAPDTAESSTTPSTTPNTTPNTTPSTTPASTTAASKESQASSTTPASASTSSDAELQQLLQKCEQLRHRKKRDSSSSEEDDDSSEHKSQKKERKKLKKMCKRLKKQQQERKGDQDLKELADSFRAYNARQSESQKKN
- the LOC132795587 gene encoding ras-interacting protein RIP3 codes for the protein MKLSSLLLVLALSVGGLSLVSARDELRPTAAPLISSTVKPTSAPKLDTKPTKPLMIINAPPMKQKHLVPVAVEAQPQVEAQQQQQLKSTVQVKDAKPLQVTGFITKSGNIYEIEDKRGIGHIEPRQADQPAEQQIVCNYGNVVIYSDVPCDEVTNVQIGEVQSLKKPVDDQQPAAAVEQPANEMQQASDEQQQQQQEVSNNATGNTPRQQGNQQRRRRRRPANAQQQRRRVNGNRNGVRRRIRIRNGSGNGNAVRNGNGNGNGNRRVVRRRPNAQRRGNGQRRPANRQQQQRRRQQQRRRQQQQQQQRRRRQQPQRRRLQQQQQQPQKRRIREDEDV